In Dama dama isolate Ldn47 chromosome X, ASM3311817v1, whole genome shotgun sequence, one genomic interval encodes:
- the LOC133052864 gene encoding cyclin-dependent kinase 2-associated protein 1-like: MVTVVRDNRQEHSAARAVNNKKGAGARRAHGRAHGRRDRLAAAALAGRAPLRPGAPRRSGSYKPNLTAHMPAAFLNAAGSVHPPSTSMATSSQYRQLLSDYGPPSLGYTQGTGNSQVPQSKYAKLLAIIEELGKEIRPTYAGSKSAMERLKRGIIHARGLVRECLAETERNARS; the protein is encoded by the coding sequence TGCGGCCCGAGCCGTCAACAACAAAAAGGGCGCGGGAGCTCGGCGGGCGCACGGACGGGCGCACGGACGCCGGGACCgcctcgccgccgccgccctAGCGGGCCGGGCCCCGCTGCGCCCCGGCGCGCCTCGCCGCTCGGGGTCTTACAAACCGAACTTGACCGCACACATGCCCGCCGCCTTCCTCAACGCCGCTGGGAGCGTCCACCCGCCCTCCACCAGCATGGCCACGTCTTCACAGTACCGCCAGCTGCTGAGTGACTACGGGCCGCCATCTCTAGGCTACACCCAGGGTACTGGGAACAGCCAGGTGCCCCAGAGCAAATATGCCAAGCTGCTGGCCATCATCGAAGAGCTGGGGAAGGAGATCAGACCCACCTACGCGGGCAGCAAGAGTGCGATGGAGAGACTAAAACGGGGCATCATCCATGCCCGAGGATTGGTGCGGGAGTGCCTGGCTGAAACGGAACGAAACGCCAGGTCCTAG
- the LOC133052865 gene encoding melanoma-associated antigen B10-like, protein MPRGQKSKNRAREKRRQAQADTQGLHDEATTSGGEETTPSSPPDSESAPSSSSAAGTPKGPQGAQGTTSAATGAIRKRSGVGGKARSRSGVGAKGQVQEGENSSQASAAESARTDLLTRKAEMLVQYMLFKYKVRELVKRSEMLKVIHRRYREQFPEILSRASEHMELVFGLVLREVRPNSHSYTLVSNLDLGDSESMRGDWGLPKNGLLMPLLGVIYLSGRRASEEEVWKFLNMLGIYDGRRHFIFGDTRKLITEDLVREEYLEYHQVPGSDPPRYEFLWGPKALTENCKMKVLQFLSKVNDLVPDALLPHYEEAWREEVESARARAVASAGPSASGSADPSASASAGPPASARPGTSAAARAATSASARADMSATARPGHSASAHAGHPASARPGPSASARPGPSASASSGLSASARPGTSGAAGAGTLASARADMSARARPGPSVSASAGPSASASAGPSALARPGTSGASRAGTSASARADMSSRARPVPSASASAGPSASARPGTSGAARVGTLALARADMSAMARPGPSASARPGPSASASAGHSASAIPGPSASARPGTSGAARAGTSASGRADVSARARPGPSVSASAGPSASARPGTSGAARAGTLASARADMSDRARPGPSVSASAGPSASARPGTSGAARAGTLASARADMSDRARPGPSASASAGLSASARPGPTASASASTSASASTHSRATSSRSSHP, encoded by the exons ATGCCTCGTGGGCAGAAGAGTAAGAACCGTGCTCGTGAGAAACGTCGCCAGGCCCAGGCTGATACCCAGGGTCTTCATGATGAGGCCACCACATCTGGGGGAGAAGAGAccaccccctcctctcctcctgattCAGAGAGCGCTCCCTCAAGCTCATCTGCTGCTGGCACCCCCAAGGGGCCTCAGGGAGCCCAAGGCACCACCAGTGCTGCTACAGGTGCTATACGCAAAAGATCTGGTGTCG GTGGCAAAGCACGCTCAAGATCTGGTGTAGGTGCCAAGGGCCAGGTTCAGGAAGGTGAAAATTCCTCCCAGGCCTCAGCTGCTGAGAGTGCTCGCACAGATCTTCTGACCAGAAAGGCAGAGATGTTGGTGCAGTACATGCTGTTTAAGTATAAAGTGAGGGAGCTCGTTAAGAGGTCCGAAATGCTGAAGGTTATCCACAGAAGGTACAGGGAGCAATTCCCTGAGATCCTCagcagggcctctgagcacatggAGCTGGTGTTTGGCCTGGTGCTGAGGGAAGTCAGGCCCAACAGTCACTCCTATACCCTGGTGAGCAACCTAGATCTCGGCGACAGTGAGTCTATGAGAGGTGACTGGGGGCTGCCGAAGAATGGTCTTCTGATGCCTCTGCTGGGTGTCATCTACCTCAGTGGCCGCCGCGCCTCTGAGGAAGAGGTCTGGAAGTTCCTGAATATGCTGGGCATCTATGATGGAAGAAGGCACTTCATTTTTGGAGACACCAGGAAGCTTATCACAGAAGATCTGGTGCGGGAAGAATACCTGGAGTACCACCAGGTGCCCGGCAGCGATCCCCCTcgctatgagttcctgtggggtcctAAAGCACTCACAGAAAACTGCAAGATGAAAGTCCTGCAGTTTTTGAGCAAGGTCAACGATTTGGTCCCGGATGCCTTACTGCCGCATTATGAGGAGGCTTGGAGAGAGGAGGTAGAGAGCGCCAGAGCCAGAGCTGTAGCCAGTGCTGGCCCTTCTGCCTCAGGCAGTGCTGACCCTTCTGCCTCAGCCAGTGCTGGCCCTCCTGCCTCAGCCAGACCTGGCACTTCTGCTGCAGCCAGGGCTGCCACTTCGGCCTCAGCCAGGGCTGATATGTCTGCCACGGCCAGGCCTGGCCATTCTGCCTCAGCCCATGCTGGCCATCCTGCCTCGGCCAGGCCTGGCCCTTCTGCCTCTGCCAGGCCTGGCCCTTCTGCCTCTGCCAGTTCTGGTCTTTCTGCCTCAGCCAGACCTGGCACTTCTGGTGCAGCCGGGGCTGGCACTTTGGCCTCGGCCAGGGCTGACATGTCTGCCAGGGCCAGGCCTGGCCCTTCTGTCTCAGCCAGTGCTGGCCCTTCTGCCTCAGCCAGTGCTGGCCCTTCTGCCTTGGCCAGACCTGGCACTTCTGGTGCATCCAGGGCTGGCACTTCAGCCTCGGCCAGGGCTGACATGTCTTCCAGGGCCAGGCCTGTCCCTTCTGCCTCAGCCAGTGCTGGCCCTTCTGCCTCGGCCAGACCTGGCACTTCTGGTGCAGCCAGGGTTGGCACTTTGGCCTTGGCCAGGGCTGACATGTCTGCCATGGCCAGGCCTGGCCCTTCTGCCTCAGCCAGGCCTGGCCCTTCTGCCTCAGCCAGTGCTGGCCATTCTGCCTCGGCCATACCTGGCCCTTCTGCCTCGGCCAGACCTGGCACTTCTGGTGCAGCCAGGGCTGGCACTTCGGCCTCGGGCAGGGCGGACGTGTCTGCCAGGGCCAGGCCTGGCCCTTCTGTCTCAGCCAGTGCTGGCCCTTCTGCCTCGGCCAGACCTGGCACTTCTGGTGCAGCCAGGGCTGGCACTTTGGCCTCGGCCAGGGCTGACATGTCTGACAGGGCCAGGCCTGGCCCTTCTGTCTCAGCCAGTGCTGGCCCTTCTGCCTCGGCCAGACCTGGCACTTCTGGTGCAGCCAGGGCTGGCACTTTGGCCTCGGCCAGGGCTGACATGTCTGACAGGGCCAGGCCTGGCCCTTCTGCCTCGGCCAGTGCTGGCCTTTCTGCCTCGGCCAGGCCTGGTCCTACTGCCTCGGCCAGTGCTAGCACTTCTGCCTCAGCCAGTACCCACTCCAGGGCCACATCCAGCCGCTCATCTCACCCCTAG